ATCTTTATTGATGTAACCCGGGCCATGACTGGTGATGCCCGAAATAGTTTCAGTATCTATCGCCCTGCAGCCGTTTCGCTCCCGCTCCTCTTTCATGGCAGCGAGGCATATTTGCCACAGCGTTTTAGTTCTCTCTGTAGCACCGGCGAGGAATGAATCATCACCGTAATAAGGGGTCACATTAAGGGTCACAAAATCCCTCACATCAATTTTCCTGGTCCAGGTTCCTTCGCGGAACTCAAGTACTTCCTGAGATAACTTCAGCATCTTTTTTTGATTTTATTGAAGAGTATACTTGTTACAAATGCTGCTCTTCAATTTTAATTACAGCACAAATTTCCCTCAGAAAAGCAGCTTTTTTTATGATAAAAATCATATTTCAACCCGCCCCCGGCACCCCGAATAGCTTCAATCGTTTTAGTTGATAACAATATGAAACTACAACGTTTTAGGGCAGGATCAAATTTTCGCTTTCGCAAAAAATGCTCTTAAAAATTCAGATTTCTTCGGAAATAATGCTGAAAATCAAACAGGGCTAGCTTTCAGAAGAGGAAACAACTGCAGCTTGAACTGCGGCAGCAGATTTTTCTTCAACAACTGAAATTTTCCTGATATCCCGGCGAATGAGCATGGAAAGCAAAAAAGCCACCACCAGCAGGCCCGAGAAAATGTACAGGGTAGAATTGTAGCTGCTGGAAATAGAACGCGCCCAGGCAGCCAGTAGCGGCCCGGCCATACCAGCCGCCGCCCAGGCGGTGAGGGTATACCCCAGGATAATCCCCAGTTGTTTAGTGCCAAAAAGGTCTTTTATAAAGGCGGGTACAGTGGCAAAACCTCCGCCGTAGCAGGAAATGATCACAAACACAAGCAGCTGAAACACCCACGCATTGGTTACCTGTGGCAATATCAAAAAGGCAATGATCTGCACTATAAAAAAGCAGCTAAAGATATTTGGCCGCCCAATGGCGTCTGAAAGCGAAGCCCAGCCAATGCGGCCCAGGCCGTTGAACAAGCCCATTACTCCCACCATAGTGGCTGCAGCGACCGCTGTTAATCCGGCAAACTCCTGTGCCATTGGCGATGCCGCCGAAATAATGGCAATTCCGCAGGAAATATTGATAAAGAACATGAGCCAAAGCAGCCAGAACCTCCTGGTCTTTACCGCCTCTCCTGCCGTAAGCTGAACAGGGTTTTGCACTACTTTCTCTGCCTCTTTTGCCTCCTGGCCGGGAGACCAGTTGGCCGGAGGTAAAGAAATATAGAGGGAAGACAAAAGTATTACCACAAAATATATACTCCCCATTAAGTAAAAAGTATTTGCAATGCCAATGGCTTCTATAAGGAAAACGATCAACGGACTGCTTATAAGCGCTGCAAAGCCAAAGCCCATTACCGCCATACCGGTTGCAAGGCCGGGTTTGTCTGGGAACCATTTAATGAGTGCCGAAACCGGTGTAATATACCCCAGCCCCAATCCAATCCCGCCTAAAAGGCCATAGAAAAGGTAAAGCAGGTAGATAGATTCCAGTTCTATGGCAAGACCCGAGCCGGCAATTCCCGCTCCAAAAAGTACGGCGGTAAGAATACCCGATCTCCCGGGACCGTTCTTTTCCAGGAAATGCCCCAGGAAAGCAGCTGAAATTCCCAAAAAGAATATCGCAAGGCTAAACGTGAACTGCGTTTCTTTTAAATCCCATCCCAGCTGTTGGGTAAGCGGCGTGGTATATACGCTCCACGCATAAACAGAACCAATTGAAAGATGCATGCCAACTGCAGATGCGGCAATGAGCCAGCGGTTTTTTACTTTTCCCATGAAATAGAGAATTAAAAGAGAAATTTTTGGCAAAATAAACAAAGGCATCCACAATAAAACATGACATGAGTCAGCCGCGAGTAATTGTTCCAGGGATTACCGACACTTTTGCCGGGAAATCTCTAATTTTGCAGCCGCTAAATACGCTTACAAATGACAGCAGAAGAAGGAAATTCTAAATCGCACGAACCTCAGCTATACTCAAAAAGCCTCATCTTGATCTTTGCGCTGCTTTTTTCTACCATTTTTGCCGCTGTCCTGCTCATGTCAAACCTCAGAACATTGGGCAAGAAGAAAGAATCGGGCTGGGTACTGCTCTTTGCCGTTGTTTATCTATTTACCACTGCGCTGCTCATGCAGGCCCTTAGCCTCTCCCCGTCAATGACGGCCATCGCTAACGTGATTGGTGCCGCAATTCTCAACGAATTCTTCTGGAACAAATTCATTGGTCGCGACCTGCAATACCACAAGAAAAGCTGGATCAAGCCAATCCTCATTGCGGTAGGCATCGCCCTGCTGCTGTTCTTTTTCTTAATGGGCAGCATGTAATTTCTTCAGAAGTTTTTTCCTTTCAGGTGAACATTACTATACTGGATATTGGATATCATTTTTTTCTGACCACTGACCACTTTTTATCCATCTTCATTTTCATCCTGCTTTGTGTTCATCTCTGCCAGCTCTCCTTCATACTGGGTTTCGGCGGTGCGGGCGTCGTAACCCTGTTCATTTAAAAACCGGCTGAAGATCTCAGAATATCCGTGGGTACAGATCACCCGCTCGCAACCTGTTGCTTTGATGGATGACAACAATCCCTGCCAGTCGCAATGGTCAGAAAGTACGAATCCGCGGTCTACTGCCCGGCGGCGGCGTGCACCACGAAAAGCCATCCAGCCACTGGCCATTCCGGTTTCAAAAGGCACCATTTTCCTGATCCAGGTACTGCCGTGGGCGCTGGGCGGTGCGAGCACCATTCCGCCTCTTAATTCGTTCTTTTTTGTTTCCCGTGTTATTCTTGTCGTTTCAGGAAGTTCGGCAAAAGGCCGCACTACTTCGGTCATATTCTCTATGGCGCCGTGGGTGAAGATCCTGCCGATTGATGGATTTAAAAACTTTAGGAGCCGCTGGGCTTTCCCAAGGGAGTAGCCAAAAAGGACAGAGGTTTTACCTTCTGCCCGGTTTTGCCGCCACCAGCTGTTAATATCGTTCATCACCTGCTGCTGCGGCAGCCACTTAAAAGCCGGAAGCCCAAAAGTGCATTCGGTGATAAAAGCCTGGCATTTTACAGGTTCAAAAGGCGTTGCCAGCCCGTCGTCTTCAGTTTTGTAATCGCCGCTAAAAACCCAGACCTCACCTTTGTGTTCTACCCTCACCTGGGAAGAGCCAATAATATGGCCGGCCGGAAAAAGCGAAAATTTCACGTTGTTAATAACGAAGGTCTCCCCGTATTCCTTTCCGGAAACCTGAATTTCTCCAAGCCGGTGTTTTATAATGGGAACATTGTTGTGGTGGGTGATGTACTGCTTATGCCCCCATCGGGAATGATCGGCGTGGCCGTGGGTGATGATCGCCTTGTTTACGGGCTTCCACGGATCGAGGTAAACACCCGCAGGCTCGCAGTAGATCCCTTTATCATCAAAGCAAAGCAGGGGTTTTTTCTGATTTTTGAGCGGCATAAATTCAAGTTAGTATTTTTTGTGCAGGGCAGCTGTGGCATTAGGAAAAAATTAAAACTGGAAATGCCCTTTTTAAAGGCTTAGCGATTGCAGCGGTTAGCTTTTGGGGCGGCTTTAGCGCCTCAAAACTATGAGCGAAAAGCGCGGCCACCGCCTTTTTTGGCGGGGGAAAGCCCCAAAGACATCAAAAAATAAAGCTGTAATTTGCTATATTTGAGTAAAATATTGTGCTATGTCATTTTCAGATCTTTTTGGAACCGGGGAACACCTCAGGAATCTTGGGCATTTTGCCGCTATTGTAAACCTTGCTGCCGCCGATGGGCCAATAAATGCCAAAGAAGAGGCGCAGTTAAAGCGTTTTGCCACCAAACTGGATATTGCGGAAGATGAATATATGAAGGTGCTGCAAAACCCCAACGCTTTTCCCATTCACCCGAACAATTCGGTTGAAGGACGGCTGGAGCGACTTTATGATTTGTTCAGGATCATTTATTCAGACCATGATATTGAAGAGCAGGAAGTGGGCCTTCTTAAAAAATATGCCATTGGCATAGGTTTTTCTCAAAAAGTGGCCGAAGACATCATAAAGCGTTCTATGGAGATCTTTAGCGGGATGAGCTTTGATGACTACCGCTACCTGCTTAACAGGGAAAAATAAGACCGCTTTGCATCAAGAGACAAGAATCAAGACTATTGTCTGGAAAATTTCTTCCAAAAATGACATTTTTGGACCTTTAGTTATTCAGGGTTTTTGGCCATGAATTCTTCGGCTTTTTCTACCATTTCTTTATTTCCGCAGAAGAAAGGAGTGCGCTGGTGCAGTTGGGTGGGCTCAATATCCAAAACCCGCCTGAAGCCGTCGCTTGCCTTGCCGCCGGCCTGTTCGGCAATAAAAGCCATGGGATTACATTCGTACAGCAACCTTAGTTTGCCTTTTGGCGCATTGGAAGTGGTGGGATAGAAATAGATTCCGCCTTTGATCATGTTGCGGTGGAAGTCGGACACCAGCGAACCTATATACCTCGAGGTGAAAGGCCTATCATCTTTTTCTTCCTGGCAATATTTAATGAATTGTTTTACGCCCTTTGGAAAGTGCACGTAATTCCCTTCATTCACCGAATAAATACTTCCTCTTTCGGGAAATTTCATATCGGGATGAGAAAGGTACCAAGAGCCAAGGGCCGGGTTAAGGGTAAAGCCGTTCACGCCGTGCCCGGTGGTATAAACGAGCATCGTGGAGGTGCCATACACAATGTAGCCCGCAGCCACCTGCTGGCTCCCCGGCTGCAAGAAATCTTCTAGTTGAACGGGAGTGCCTATAGGGCTAACGCGGCGGTAAATGGAAAAAATGGTTCCCACGGAAACATTCACATCAATATTTGAACTTCCGTCAAGCGGATCCATCAACACCACATATTTATTCTTGTGATCTTGTTTCTGGCCTGAAATGGTAATAAATTCTTCAGATTCTTCGGAAGCAATTCCGCAGACAATCTCACGGTTGGTAAGGGTTTGTATAAATTTTTCATTGGCGTAGACATCCAGCTTTTGCTGGTCTTCCCCCTGCACATTGGTCTCTCCTGCTGCGCCGGTAATATCTACCAGTCCGGCTTTGTTCACCTCGTGGTTCACCACTTTTGCGGCAAGCCTGATGGAGTTAATCAATCTGGAAAGTTCTCCCGAAGAAAAGGGAAATTCGGCCTGATTTTCAATAATAAATTCGCCTAATGTCTGATTTTTCTTGACCATTGAAGTTGAAAATGTGCTTGTACCAAACAAAACTAAAGGAAATTATTTTAAGCAACTACAACGATTTCGTAATTTAATCTTAAAATCAAATCTCTATTTTTGCAGGCAAATCACAGCTATGAACACCACTATTCGAGACGCAGGAAAAGAAGATATGCCGGCAGTGCTGGAGTTGATCAAGGAACTGGCAGCTTTTGAGAACGAACCCGATGCGGTGATCACCACTGTAGAAACCCTGGAAAAAGAAGGATTTGGCGAGCATCCGCTCTTCCACGTTTTTGTGGCCGAGGTAGACGGCAAAATTGAAGGAATGGCCCTCGTATATTACCGTTTCTCTACATGGAAAGGCCGTACCCTGCACCTCGAAGACCTTATTGTACGCGAAGAAAAACGCGGCACCGGCCTGGGGAACGCGTTGTACAAAAGGGTGATAGAATATGCCAAAGCCCAGGGTTTAAAACGAGTTGAATGGGTGGTGCTGGACTGGAACCAGCACGCTATAGATTTCTACGCGCGAAGCGGTGCCAATATTCTGAAAGACTGGTACACAGTGCAGATGGATGAGAACGGCATCACCAAATACATAGAGACAAACGCATGAAAGTTTTCAAATTTGGGGGTGCATCTGTAAAGGATGCCGGCGGGGTAAAGAATGTGCTGCAGGTATTAGAAACCGAAGGAACCGCTGAAAAACTCGTGGTAATTTCGGCCATGGGCAAAATGACCAATGCGCTTGAAGTAGTGGTAAATGATTACCTCCAAAAAGGGGATTTTAAAAATGCGCTTCAACCCGTGAAAGAATTTCACCGGGAAATTATGCTGGAATTGTTCGGACACGGTGAGCATCCGGCTTTTGCTTCGGTAAGAGGATTATTCCAGGGTTTGGAAAATTTTCTTCAGCACAACCGCTCTGCCAATTACGATTTTGTGTACGACCAGGTGGTGATCTATGGAGAGTTGCTCTCTACCACGATTGTGAGCTCATACCTTTCTTCCTGCGGAATAAAGAACGACCTGCTCGATGCCCGTAACTGCATACGCACCGACAATACTTATCGCGATGCGCAGGTAGAGTGGGAAGAGACCCAGGCGCAGATCACGGCCGTGGTAAACCGGAAAACGCTTAGCATCACCCAGGGTTTTATTGGGGCCGATGCCAACAACTTCTCAACAACGCTTGGGCGCGAAGGCAGTGATTACACAGCCGGGATTTTCGCCTACTGCCTTAATGCCGAAAGTGTGACCATCTGGAAAGACGTGCCCGGCGTGTTAAATGCCGACCCCCGGGTATTTGAAAATGCGCAGCTGCTCGATCATATTTCTTATGAAGAAGCCATAGAACTGGCATTTTACGGCGCTTCGGTGATTCATCCCAAGACACTTCAGCCATTGCAGCGCAAGGAAATTCCGCTGTACGTGAAATCGTTCCTGAACCCGGCAAACCCCGGAACTGCGGTTAAGAAAGGACAGCCCATACTTCCGAAGCTGCCCTGTTTTATCGTCAAGAAAAACCAGGTACTTA
This Salinimicrobium tongyeongense DNA region includes the following protein-coding sequences:
- a CDS encoding L-lactate MFS transporter, giving the protein MGKVKNRWLIAASAVGMHLSIGSVYAWSVYTTPLTQQLGWDLKETQFTFSLAIFFLGISAAFLGHFLEKNGPGRSGILTAVLFGAGIAGSGLAIELESIYLLYLFYGLLGGIGLGLGYITPVSALIKWFPDKPGLATGMAVMGFGFAALISSPLIVFLIEAIGIANTFYLMGSIYFVVILLSSLYISLPPANWSPGQEAKEAEKVVQNPVQLTAGEAVKTRRFWLLWLMFFINISCGIAIISAASPMAQEFAGLTAVAAATMVGVMGLFNGLGRIGWASLSDAIGRPNIFSCFFIVQIIAFLILPQVTNAWVFQLLVFVIISCYGGGFATVPAFIKDLFGTKQLGIILGYTLTAWAAAGMAGPLLAAWARSISSSYNSTLYIFSGLLVVAFLLSMLIRRDIRKISVVEEKSAAAVQAAVVSSSES
- a CDS encoding ligase-associated DNA damage response exonuclease, encoding MPLKNQKKPLLCFDDKGIYCEPAGVYLDPWKPVNKAIITHGHADHSRWGHKQYITHHNNVPIIKHRLGEIQVSGKEYGETFVINNVKFSLFPAGHIIGSSQVRVEHKGEVWVFSGDYKTEDDGLATPFEPVKCQAFITECTFGLPAFKWLPQQQVMNDINSWWRQNRAEGKTSVLFGYSLGKAQRLLKFLNPSIGRIFTHGAIENMTEVVRPFAELPETTRITRETKKNELRGGMVLAPPSAHGSTWIRKMVPFETGMASGWMAFRGARRRRAVDRGFVLSDHCDWQGLLSSIKATGCERVICTHGYSEIFSRFLNEQGYDARTAETQYEGELAEMNTKQDENEDG
- a CDS encoding tellurite resistance TerB family protein, with the protein product MSFSDLFGTGEHLRNLGHFAAIVNLAAADGPINAKEEAQLKRFATKLDIAEDEYMKVLQNPNAFPIHPNNSVEGRLERLYDLFRIIYSDHDIEEQEVGLLKKYAIGIGFSQKVAEDIIKRSMEIFSGMSFDDYRYLLNREK
- the fbp gene encoding class 1 fructose-bisphosphatase, whose amino-acid sequence is MVKKNQTLGEFIIENQAEFPFSSGELSRLINSIRLAAKVVNHEVNKAGLVDITGAAGETNVQGEDQQKLDVYANEKFIQTLTNREIVCGIASEESEEFITISGQKQDHKNKYVVLMDPLDGSSNIDVNVSVGTIFSIYRRVSPIGTPVQLEDFLQPGSQQVAAGYIVYGTSTMLVYTTGHGVNGFTLNPALGSWYLSHPDMKFPERGSIYSVNEGNYVHFPKGVKQFIKYCQEEKDDRPFTSRYIGSLVSDFHRNMIKGGIYFYPTTSNAPKGKLRLLYECNPMAFIAEQAGGKASDGFRRVLDIEPTQLHQRTPFFCGNKEMVEKAEEFMAKNPE
- a CDS encoding GNAT family N-acetyltransferase, translated to MNTTIRDAGKEDMPAVLELIKELAAFENEPDAVITTVETLEKEGFGEHPLFHVFVAEVDGKIEGMALVYYRFSTWKGRTLHLEDLIVREEKRGTGLGNALYKRVIEYAKAQGLKRVEWVVLDWNQHAIDFYARSGANILKDWYTVQMDENGITKYIETNA
- a CDS encoding aspartate kinase gives rise to the protein MKVFKFGGASVKDAGGVKNVLQVLETEGTAEKLVVISAMGKMTNALEVVVNDYLQKGDFKNALQPVKEFHREIMLELFGHGEHPAFASVRGLFQGLENFLQHNRSANYDFVYDQVVIYGELLSTTIVSSYLSSCGIKNDLLDARNCIRTDNTYRDAQVEWEETQAQITAVVNRKTLSITQGFIGADANNFSTTLGREGSDYTAGIFAYCLNAESVTIWKDVPGVLNADPRVFENAQLLDHISYEEAIELAFYGASVIHPKTLQPLQRKEIPLYVKSFLNPANPGTAVKKGQPILPKLPCFIVKKNQVLISLSSLDFSFILEKNISEIFSLFHKYQIKVDLIQNSAISFSVCIDNKFNNLEKLISHLKATFRVNYNTGVSLYTIRHFDENAVATLEKDKKVLLKQITRETVQLVAIP